A window of Aeromicrobium sp. Root236 contains these coding sequences:
- a CDS encoding o-succinylbenzoate synthase, whose protein sequence is MQFRTYAIEMPTRFRGIDRREGMLVEGPAGWAEFSPFLDYDARESAPWLAAALDSAERDWPTPVRMQVAVNCTVPAVGPEQAQAIVRSSGCATAKVKVAEKGQTLADDIERVEAVREAIGPRGSIRVDANGGWSVDAATSAIAALNLAAHGLEYVEQPCASVEDLATVRRKVGVPIAADESIRRADDPFRVVELEAADIAVLKVAPLGGVHACLRIAEQIGLPVVVSSAVETSIGLAAGLALAAALPELPYACGLATTSLLAGDVVAQPLRPVDGYLPVGRQVLDPAAYDSVAADGETDARWQARLSAVRAVLP, encoded by the coding sequence GTGCAGTTCCGTACGTACGCCATCGAGATGCCCACGCGGTTCCGTGGCATCGACCGGCGCGAAGGAATGCTCGTCGAGGGTCCCGCGGGCTGGGCCGAGTTCAGCCCGTTCCTCGACTACGACGCCCGCGAGAGCGCGCCCTGGCTCGCCGCCGCCCTCGACTCGGCCGAGCGTGACTGGCCGACTCCCGTACGTATGCAGGTGGCGGTCAACTGCACCGTGCCCGCCGTCGGCCCCGAGCAGGCGCAGGCGATCGTGCGCAGCAGCGGGTGCGCGACCGCCAAGGTCAAGGTCGCCGAGAAGGGCCAGACCCTGGCCGACGACATCGAGCGTGTTGAAGCCGTCCGCGAGGCGATCGGGCCGCGGGGCAGCATCCGCGTCGACGCCAACGGTGGCTGGTCCGTCGACGCGGCGACCAGCGCGATCGCGGCGCTCAACCTCGCCGCCCACGGGCTCGAGTACGTCGAGCAGCCCTGCGCATCGGTCGAGGACCTCGCGACAGTACGCCGCAAGGTCGGCGTGCCAATCGCCGCCGACGAGTCGATCCGCCGCGCCGACGACCCGTTCCGCGTCGTCGAGCTCGAGGCCGCCGACATCGCGGTGCTCAAGGTCGCACCCCTCGGCGGGGTCCACGCGTGCCTGCGGATCGCCGAGCAGATCGGCCTGCCGGTCGTCGTGTCCAGCGCCGTCGAGACGTCGATCGGCCTCGCCGCGGGCCTCGCCCTCGCCGCCGCGCTGCCGGAGCTGCCCTACGCCTGTGGCCTCGCCACCACGTCCCTCCTCGCCGGTGACGTCGTGGCCCAGCCGCTGAGGCCCGTCGACGGGTACCTCCCCGTCGGTCGGCAGGTGCTCGACCCCGCGGCGTACGACTCGGTGGCCGCCGACGGTGAGACCGATGCCCGCTGGCAGGCGCGGCTGTCGGCCGTACGCGCGGTGCTCCCATGA
- a CDS encoding SDR family oxidoreductase — protein MSRIAIVGGHGKIARLLIPLLVDAGHQPVALVRNPDYSAELEGLGAEVGILDIERDGADAFAEAFAGADAVVFAAGGGPDGNIERKRTVDLGGSLKSIEGARAAGVSRFVQVSAIGVDRPVGADAGDVWTAYVEAKRDADVALRDSDLDWTIIRPGGLTDDAPTGHVELAETVERGQVPRADVAAVIVAALDEPATINRQWELVSGEHPIDDAIAGAVA, from the coding sequence ATGAGCCGAATCGCCATCGTCGGAGGCCACGGCAAGATCGCCCGCCTCCTCATCCCGTTGCTCGTCGACGCCGGCCACCAGCCCGTGGCGCTCGTCCGCAACCCCGACTACTCCGCCGAGCTCGAGGGCCTGGGTGCCGAGGTCGGCATCCTCGACATCGAGCGGGACGGCGCCGACGCGTTCGCGGAGGCGTTCGCCGGCGCCGATGCCGTCGTGTTCGCAGCCGGCGGCGGTCCCGACGGCAACATCGAGCGCAAGCGGACGGTCGACCTCGGGGGCTCGCTCAAGTCGATCGAGGGAGCACGCGCGGCCGGTGTCAGCCGGTTCGTCCAGGTCTCGGCGATCGGCGTCGACCGGCCGGTCGGCGCGGACGCCGGCGACGTCTGGACGGCGTACGTCGAGGCCAAGCGGGACGCCGACGTCGCGCTGCGTGACAGTGACCTGGACTGGACGATCATCCGGCCCGGCGGCCTGACCGACGACGCGCCAACGGGGCACGTCGAGCTCGCCGAGACCGTCGAGCGCGGGCAGGTGCCCCGTGCGGACGTCGCGGCCGTGATCGTCGCGGCGCTCGACGAGCCGGCCACGATCAACCGCCAGTGGGAGCTCGTCAGCGGCGAGCACCCGATCGACGACGCCATCGCCGGGGCGGTGGCATAG
- a CDS encoding AMP-binding protein yields the protein MTGLRPVAGTPREVYALLKQWVSEGGDPLVIRTSGSTGEPKDVVLSHRAVLASAHASLDRLGGPGGWLQAMPVTGVGGLQVLVRSAVAGLEPAYADEHASLAEAIAAIPGDRRYASLVPTQAHRLVESGEVDVLTSLDALLIGGAAVPPELLEALRSAGVEVVRTYGMTETCGGCVYDGLPLDGVQVRIDDAGQVQLAGPVLFDGYADPEATAEVLHDGWFSTADLGSIDGDGRLRITGRVDDVVISGGVNIPLPAVTAALRTYEGVRDAVALGVPDEEWGSRVVAFLVPDDAVCLDGLRLDELRDRVEEAGLPRTWAPREVVLLDALPLLPGGKLDREALRRAAGR from the coding sequence GTGACCGGCTTGCGTCCCGTGGCCGGGACGCCGCGTGAGGTGTACGCACTGCTGAAGCAGTGGGTGAGCGAGGGTGGCGACCCGCTCGTCATCCGTACGTCCGGCAGCACCGGGGAGCCCAAGGACGTCGTGCTGTCCCACCGCGCCGTGCTGGCCTCGGCGCACGCGAGCCTCGACCGGCTCGGCGGACCCGGGGGCTGGCTGCAGGCGATGCCGGTGACCGGCGTCGGCGGCCTGCAGGTCCTCGTACGTTCGGCAGTCGCCGGCCTCGAGCCCGCGTACGCCGACGAGCACGCGTCGCTCGCCGAGGCGATCGCCGCGATCCCCGGTGACCGTCGCTACGCGTCGCTCGTGCCGACCCAGGCGCACCGGCTCGTCGAGTCCGGCGAGGTCGACGTGCTCACGAGTCTTGACGCGCTGCTGATCGGTGGTGCGGCCGTGCCGCCGGAGCTGCTCGAGGCGCTCCGCTCCGCAGGGGTCGAGGTCGTGCGCACGTACGGCATGACCGAGACCTGCGGTGGCTGCGTCTACGACGGGCTGCCGCTCGACGGCGTGCAGGTGCGGATCGACGACGCCGGGCAGGTGCAGCTCGCCGGTCCGGTGCTGTTCGACGGCTACGCCGATCCGGAGGCGACCGCCGAGGTGCTGCACGACGGCTGGTTCTCGACGGCCGACCTCGGGTCGATCGATGGCGACGGCCGGCTGCGCATCACCGGCCGGGTCGACGACGTCGTGATCAGCGGTGGGGTCAACATCCCGCTCCCAGCGGTGACGGCGGCCTTGCGGACGTACGAAGGGGTGCGCGATGCGGTGGCCCTCGGCGTGCCCGACGAGGAGTGGGGCTCGCGCGTCGTGGCCTTCCTCGTGCCCGACGACGCCGTGTGCCTCGACGGGCTGCGGCTCGACGAGCTGCGCGACCGCGTCGAAGAGGCGGGGCTGCCGCGTACGTGGGCGCCCCGCGAGGTCGTGCTGCTCGACGCCCTCCCCCTGCTGCCCGGTGGCAAGCTGGACCGTGAGGCCTTGAGGCGCGCCGCAGGGCGGTGA
- a CDS encoding 1,4-dihydroxy-2-naphthoate polyprenyltransferase, whose product MVTTPSLSPAQLWVAGARPRTLPAAIAPVLAGTGAAAFAESFVWWKALLALGVSLSLQIGVNYANDYSDGIKGTDNDRVGPLRLVGSGLVPAASVKRAALLFLALGAAFGFALAATSSWWLLLVGVAAIGAAWTYTGGPTPYGYRALGEVSVFVFFGLVAVLGTAYVQTEEITGLAVACSIGVGALACAILVANNLRDIPTDSVTGKKTLAVVLGDTWTRRFYSFLLLVAVASLIWASVFTLWALLGLAMTPLAVRARQTVASGAKGMALIPVLRDTGLAELVYAVGLALGLFIGA is encoded by the coding sequence ATCGTGACCACCCCTTCGCTCTCACCCGCCCAGCTCTGGGTCGCCGGCGCCAGGCCCCGCACCCTGCCGGCCGCCATCGCGCCGGTCCTGGCCGGCACCGGCGCCGCCGCGTTCGCCGAGTCGTTCGTCTGGTGGAAGGCGCTGCTCGCGCTCGGGGTGTCGCTCTCGCTGCAGATCGGCGTCAACTACGCCAACGACTACTCCGACGGCATCAAGGGCACCGACAACGACCGCGTGGGTCCCCTGCGGCTCGTCGGGTCCGGCCTGGTGCCGGCGGCGTCGGTCAAGCGCGCCGCCCTGCTGTTCCTGGCGCTCGGCGCCGCGTTCGGCTTCGCCCTGGCCGCGACCTCGAGCTGGTGGCTCCTGCTCGTGGGCGTCGCGGCGATCGGCGCGGCCTGGACCTACACCGGAGGGCCCACACCGTACGGCTATCGCGCGCTCGGCGAGGTCAGCGTGTTCGTGTTCTTCGGCCTCGTCGCGGTGCTCGGCACGGCGTACGTCCAGACCGAGGAGATCACCGGGCTCGCGGTCGCCTGCTCGATCGGCGTCGGAGCGCTCGCCTGCGCGATCCTCGTGGCCAACAACCTGCGCGACATCCCGACCGACTCGGTCACCGGCAAGAAGACCCTGGCGGTCGTGCTGGGCGACACGTGGACCCGGCGGTTCTACTCGTTCCTCCTGCTCGTCGCGGTGGCGTCGCTCATCTGGGCGTCGGTGTTCACGCTCTGGGCGCTGCTCGGCCTCGCGATGACGCCGCTGGCCGTACGCGCTCGCCAAACCGTCGCGTCCGGCGCCAAGGGCATGGCCCTCATCCCCGTGCTGCGCGACACCGGCCTCGCCGAGCTCGTGTACGCCGTCGGGCTCGCACTCGGGCTGTTCATCGGGGCCTGA
- a CDS encoding metallophosphoesterase family protein: protein MLRVAVLADTHAPRFWKSMPPAVAEQLTDVDVILHAGDVCVPSVLDELSAYAPVHVVLGNNDGPDVAAWGAPETLELDLDGLHVAMIHISGDKVGRAARMRGRFPDADLVVFGHSHIPWDTEQDGQRLFNPGSPTDKRRQPRGTMGRLVVDAGVLVSAEIIPLS from the coding sequence GTGCTGCGCGTCGCGGTGCTCGCCGACACCCACGCTCCGCGCTTCTGGAAGTCGATGCCGCCGGCCGTCGCCGAGCAGCTCACCGACGTCGACGTCATCCTGCACGCCGGCGACGTCTGCGTGCCGAGCGTGCTCGACGAGCTCAGCGCGTACGCCCCGGTGCACGTCGTGCTCGGCAACAACGACGGGCCCGACGTCGCCGCGTGGGGCGCACCGGAGACCTTGGAGCTCGACCTCGACGGGCTCCACGTCGCCATGATCCACATCAGCGGCGACAAGGTCGGGCGGGCCGCTCGTATGCGTGGCCGGTTCCCCGACGCGGACCTCGTCGTGTTCGGCCACTCGCACATCCCGTGGGACACCGAGCAGGACGGTCAGCGGCTGTTCAACCCCGGCTCGCCGACGGACAAGCGCCGGCAGCCACGAGGCACGATGGGCCGGCTCGTGGTCGACGCCGGCGTGCTGGTGTCGGCCGAGATCATTCCACTGAGCTAG
- a CDS encoding PLP-dependent cysteine synthase family protein yields MPKTSTESRAWIAEAIRRVDADANRSADTHLHVLPIPVPGIDLYLKDESIHPTGSLKHRLARSLFLYALCNGWLKPDTTVIEASSGSTAVSEAYFARLIGLPFVAVMPATTSPEKIDLIEFYGGQCHLVDDPGTIYDVAQELASGCGGHFMDQFTFAERATDWRGNNNIAESIFEQLAAEPHPCPSLIVVGAGTGGTSATIGRFVRYRRHDTRVVVADPENSAFYGGWEADRSDVTTDQPSRIEGIGRMRVEKSFVGGVIDDMVHVPDAASIAAMRWLSGILGRRVGGSTGTNIWATLQLIGEMRAAGETGSVVTLLCDGGERYGHTYYDDGWLASHGLDIVPYAAALAEFDKTGILPTV; encoded by the coding sequence ATGCCGAAGACGTCGACTGAGAGCCGCGCCTGGATCGCGGAGGCCATCCGCCGGGTCGACGCCGACGCCAATCGCAGCGCCGACACCCACCTGCACGTCCTGCCGATCCCGGTCCCGGGCATCGACCTCTACCTCAAGGACGAGTCGATCCACCCCACCGGCAGCCTCAAGCACCGGCTGGCCCGATCGCTGTTCCTGTACGCCCTGTGCAACGGCTGGCTCAAGCCGGACACGACCGTCATCGAGGCGTCGAGCGGGTCGACCGCGGTCAGCGAGGCCTACTTCGCGCGCCTGATCGGCCTGCCGTTCGTCGCGGTCATGCCGGCCACCACGAGTCCCGAGAAGATCGACCTCATCGAGTTCTACGGCGGACAGTGCCACCTCGTCGACGACCCGGGCACGATCTACGACGTCGCCCAGGAGCTGGCGAGCGGGTGCGGCGGGCACTTCATGGACCAGTTCACGTTCGCGGAGCGGGCGACGGACTGGCGAGGCAACAACAACATCGCCGAGTCGATCTTCGAGCAGCTGGCCGCGGAGCCGCACCCGTGCCCGAGTCTCATCGTCGTGGGTGCGGGCACCGGCGGCACGTCGGCCACGATCGGCCGGTTCGTCCGCTATCGCCGCCACGACACCCGTGTCGTCGTCGCCGACCCCGAGAACTCGGCGTTCTACGGCGGCTGGGAGGCCGACCGTTCCGACGTCACGACGGACCAGCCCTCGCGGATCGAGGGCATCGGCCGCATGCGGGTCGAGAAGTCGTTCGTCGGCGGTGTCATCGACGACATGGTCCACGTCCCGGATGCCGCATCGATAGCCGCGATGCGCTGGCTCTCCGGCATCCTGGGCCGACGCGTCGGCGGGTCGACCGGCACCAACATCTGGGCGACGCTGCAGCTCATCGGCGAGATGCGCGCCGCCGGCGAGACCGGCAGCGTCGTGACGTTGCTGTGTGACGGCGGTGAACGCTACGGCCACACCTACTACGACGACGGGTGGCTGGCCTCGCACGGACTCGACATCGTCCCGTACGCCGCGGCCCTCGCCGAGTTCGACAAGACGGGCATCCTGCCTACGGTGTGA
- a CDS encoding DUF4229 domain-containing protein, which translates to MKAFWTYTLARLAVFGATFGVVWLIASIWVEWGNLTSLLVLLISLVLSSVISIFVLAGLRDKLAQNVQERAERMTRRIEESRHAEDVD; encoded by the coding sequence ATGAAGGCTTTCTGGACCTACACGCTCGCCCGCCTCGCCGTGTTCGGGGCGACGTTCGGGGTGGTCTGGCTGATCGCGTCGATCTGGGTCGAGTGGGGCAACCTCACGTCGCTCCTGGTCCTGCTGATCTCGCTCGTGCTGTCCTCGGTGATCTCGATCTTCGTGCTCGCGGGGCTGCGCGACAAGCTCGCCCAGAACGTCCAGGAGCGAGCCGAGCGCATGACGCGCCGCATCGAGGAGTCGCGCCATGCCGAAGACGTCGACTGA
- a CDS encoding PLDc N-terminal domain-containing protein — MGKFVLIVIGLALFVYALFDLVATPRERVRYLPKPLWFVVVLVVGIGPLLWLLIGRERALPGGGRTRPPHPPSPGPLGPDDDPDYLRGL; from the coding sequence ATGGGCAAGTTCGTGCTGATCGTCATCGGTCTGGCCCTGTTCGTCTACGCCCTGTTCGACCTGGTCGCGACGCCGCGTGAGCGCGTCCGCTACCTGCCCAAGCCGTTGTGGTTCGTCGTCGTGCTGGTCGTCGGCATCGGCCCGCTCCTGTGGCTGCTGATCGGCCGTGAGCGCGCGCTGCCGGGCGGTGGTCGTACGCGTCCGCCGCACCCGCCGAGCCCCGGCCCCCTCGGTCCCGACGACGACCCGGACTACCTCCGCGGCCTCTAG
- a CDS encoding ABC transporter permease yields MTSPRTTAFKSLAVAMLKGFFRDKMAVFFAVIFPLMFLALFGGLLGGSGGSKIDVEQVGKVSVLDDAPKEVRAYLKESLDIHRTTDEKAAIHKVRKGDADAMITQRGDTLVVRFSQADQVKAATVQGTFQGIVQSANIAVTGQQPKYVLKGDRVEDDSLSTIQFFTPGLMGWAIASGATFGAATNLVVWRKNGLLRRLRLAPVPTWAVVLARIAVSVAIAAVQAAIFIGVGVALFGLQLTGSWPMIVPLLTAGTLSFMAIGLLAGAVAKSEEAAVGIANFVVLPMAFLSGSFFPLDGAPGWVTAVSEVLPLKHLNEGMLDTMVRGEGPSSAVLPIVILLGFAVVVSAVASRVFRWDD; encoded by the coding sequence ATGACGTCACCCCGTACGACAGCGTTCAAGAGCCTCGCGGTCGCGATGCTCAAGGGGTTCTTCCGCGACAAGATGGCGGTCTTCTTCGCGGTGATCTTCCCGCTGATGTTCCTGGCGCTCTTCGGTGGCCTGCTCGGTGGCTCCGGCGGCTCGAAGATCGACGTCGAGCAGGTCGGCAAGGTCTCGGTGCTCGACGACGCGCCCAAGGAGGTCCGGGCCTACCTCAAGGAGAGCCTCGACATCCATCGCACGACCGACGAGAAGGCGGCGATCCACAAGGTCCGCAAGGGCGACGCCGACGCCATGATCACGCAGCGCGGCGACACCCTCGTCGTACGTTTCTCGCAGGCGGACCAGGTCAAGGCGGCGACGGTCCAGGGCACGTTCCAGGGCATCGTGCAGTCGGCCAACATCGCCGTCACCGGCCAGCAGCCGAAGTACGTGCTCAAGGGCGACCGGGTCGAGGACGACTCGCTGTCGACGATCCAGTTCTTCACGCCGGGGCTGATGGGCTGGGCGATCGCCTCCGGTGCGACGTTCGGTGCGGCCACCAACCTCGTCGTCTGGCGCAAGAACGGGCTGCTGCGGCGCCTGCGCCTCGCCCCCGTCCCCACCTGGGCCGTCGTCCTCGCCCGGATCGCCGTCAGCGTCGCGATCGCGGCCGTCCAGGCGGCGATCTTCATCGGTGTCGGCGTGGCGCTCTTCGGCCTGCAGCTGACCGGCTCGTGGCCCATGATCGTCCCGCTGCTCACGGCTGGCACGCTGTCGTTCATGGCGATCGGGCTGCTGGCCGGTGCGGTGGCCAAGAGCGAGGAGGCAGCGGTCGGCATCGCCAACTTCGTGGTGCTGCCGATGGCGTTCCTGTCGGGGTCGTTCTTCCCGCTCGACGGTGCACCGGGCTGGGTCACGGCTGTCAGCGAGGTGCTGCCGCTCAAGCACCTGAACGAGGGCATGCTCGACACGATGGTCCGCGGCGAGGGCCCGTCGTCGGCGGTGCTGCCGATCGTCATCCTCCTGGGCTTCGCCGTCGTCGTCTCCGCCGTGGCGAGCCGCGTCTTCCGCTGGGACGACTGA
- a CDS encoding ABC transporter ATP-binding protein encodes MGAEITAEGLVMTYGDVRAVDGVSFTVASGEFFGLLGPNGAGKTTTLEMVEGLRKPQSGTVRIDDHVPSRREPELQRRMGVQLQASSFFERLTAREQLDTFGALYGVAAGRTDEMLEQVGLVDKADDRTEDLSGGQKQRLSIACALIHDPDVVFLDEPTAALDPQARRNLWDVLRSINDSGRTVILTTHYMDEAEALCDRVAIMDAGKILELDTPAALVRGLDAPVRISVAPGTLDADAARAMAGSDDVADEESGLTITTRDPARILTELAHRDALDGLSVKGASLEDVFLDLTGREYRA; translated from the coding sequence ATGGGCGCGGAGATCACGGCCGAGGGCCTCGTCATGACGTACGGCGACGTGCGGGCGGTCGACGGTGTCAGCTTCACGGTGGCGTCGGGGGAGTTCTTCGGGCTGCTCGGACCCAACGGTGCCGGCAAGACCACGACGCTCGAGATGGTCGAGGGGCTGCGCAAGCCGCAGTCCGGCACGGTCCGCATCGACGACCACGTCCCCTCGAGGCGCGAGCCCGAGCTGCAACGCCGCATGGGCGTGCAGCTCCAGGCGTCGTCGTTCTTCGAACGGCTCACGGCCCGCGAGCAGCTCGACACGTTCGGTGCGCTCTACGGCGTCGCCGCCGGGCGTACCGACGAGATGCTCGAGCAGGTCGGCCTGGTCGACAAGGCCGACGACCGCACCGAGGACCTCTCCGGTGGGCAGAAGCAGAGGCTGTCGATCGCCTGCGCGCTGATCCACGACCCCGACGTCGTGTTCCTCGACGAGCCGACCGCGGCGCTCGACCCACAGGCCCGCCGCAACCTGTGGGACGTGCTGCGCAGCATCAACGACTCCGGCCGCACCGTGATCCTGACGACGCACTACATGGACGAGGCCGAGGCGTTGTGCGACCGCGTCGCGATCATGGACGCCGGCAAGATCCTCGAGCTCGACACTCCTGCCGCCCTGGTCCGCGGCCTCGACGCTCCCGTACGCATCAGTGTCGCGCCGGGCACGCTCGATGCCGACGCAGCACGGGCCATGGCCGGCTCCGACGACGTGGCCGACGAGGAGTCGGGACTGACGATCACGACCCGCGACCCCGCCCGGATCCTCACCGAGCTCGCGCACCGTGACGCGCTGGACGGGCTGAGCGTCAAGGGCGCCTCGCTCGAGGACGTGTTCCTCGACCTCACCGGCCGGGAGTACCGAGCATGA
- the ccsB gene encoding c-type cytochrome biogenesis protein CcsB — protein sequence MTAAQYEQFSNYAVASATGILALAFVAYVAQWGFARRIAPDRALVTAGAAEGAPPSAEDTASERSDVAGGIGFSLTGLAWLVLLAGVIARGLSAQRVPWGNMYEFGCAATLMALTAYIVLVRMWAIDWVGPIITGFGTVVLGLSALVFVPPGPLVPALHSYWLVIHVLGAMISGSAFLVGAAASVLYLVKARAERTTPEEERVGFLWRIPPSAKIDQVAYRVHAFAFPIWTFAALIAGPIWAQYAWGRYWGWDPKEVWAFITWVVYAGYLHARATAGWKGKAAAIIALIGFATFVFNFVGINLFVSGMHSYAK from the coding sequence ATGACCGCTGCGCAGTACGAGCAGTTCTCCAACTACGCCGTCGCGTCGGCCACCGGCATCCTCGCCCTCGCCTTCGTCGCGTACGTCGCCCAGTGGGGCTTCGCCCGGCGCATCGCCCCCGACCGCGCGCTGGTGACCGCCGGCGCCGCCGAGGGTGCGCCGCCATCGGCCGAGGACACCGCCTCCGAGCGCAGCGACGTTGCCGGCGGCATCGGCTTCTCCCTCACGGGCCTGGCCTGGCTGGTCCTGCTGGCCGGCGTCATCGCCCGCGGGCTCTCGGCCCAGCGCGTGCCGTGGGGCAACATGTACGAGTTCGGCTGCGCCGCGACCCTGATGGCCCTCACGGCGTACATCGTGCTGGTCCGCATGTGGGCGATCGACTGGGTCGGCCCGATCATCACGGGCTTCGGCACCGTCGTGCTCGGCCTGTCGGCGCTCGTGTTCGTGCCGCCCGGACCGCTCGTGCCGGCGCTGCACTCCTACTGGCTCGTGATCCACGTCCTCGGCGCCATGATCTCCGGCTCGGCGTTCCTCGTCGGTGCCGCCGCGTCGGTGCTCTACCTCGTCAAGGCGCGCGCCGAGCGTACGACCCCCGAGGAGGAGCGCGTCGGCTTCCTGTGGCGCATCCCGCCGTCGGCCAAGATCGACCAGGTCGCCTACCGCGTGCACGCGTTCGCGTTCCCGATCTGGACGTTCGCCGCGCTGATCGCCGGGCCGATCTGGGCGCAGTACGCGTGGGGCCGCTACTGGGGCTGGGACCCCAAGGAGGTCTGGGCGTTCATCACCTGGGTCGTCTACGCCGGCTACCTCCACGCGCGGGCGACCGCCGGGTGGAAGGGCAAGGCCGCAGCGATCATCGCGCTCATCGGCTTCGCGACATTCGTGTTCAACTTCGTCGGCATCAACCTGTTCGTCTCCGGGATGCACTCGTACGCCAAATAG
- a CDS encoding cytochrome c biogenesis protein ResB: MSSNAVPALGRRELTRWFWRQLTSMRTALFLLLLLAIAAVPGSLVPQRGVDARAVEAYFLEHPKSAPTLDKLGFFNVYTSPWFSAVYLLLMVSLIGCIVPRSFVYFRALRARPPKAPRNFSRLPASASFETSAPVDEVLIGGRRALGRARVDVVDGELSAERGFLREAGNLVFHISVVVVLVGVAVGTLFGYRGSAIVTEGQGFANSLTQYDEFGSGSLFKADQLPPFSLKLDNFTAKFQPLGSQQAGAPRLFRAQGTYTSKPGAAQRTFDITVNHPLEIGSTSVFLVGQGYAPVIKITDANGDVVFNEAVPFLPNDPSYTSTGVVKVPDAEPEQLGFQGFFLPTAATGANGASISVYPAAANPLLGLFVWHGDLGLDKGTPQSVYILDKSKMKQYMNGDKGFRVSLQEGQSQKLPNGGTIEFVDLRQFARFQISSSPGVQVPLIGIVAGLLGLVTSLTIKPRRTWIRARRDGSRTVVDVAVLDRVPRDDLPADLDAFLERFRELLGETEEKT; the protein is encoded by the coding sequence ATGAGCAGCAACGCGGTACCCGCCCTCGGCCGCCGGGAGCTCACCCGGTGGTTCTGGCGCCAGCTGACGTCGATGCGTACGGCGCTGTTCCTCCTGCTCCTGCTGGCGATCGCCGCCGTGCCGGGCTCGCTCGTGCCGCAGCGCGGGGTCGATGCGCGGGCTGTCGAGGCGTACTTCCTCGAGCACCCCAAGAGTGCGCCGACGCTCGACAAGCTGGGATTCTTCAACGTCTACACGTCGCCGTGGTTCAGTGCGGTCTACCTGCTCCTGATGGTGTCGCTGATCGGCTGCATCGTCCCGAGGTCGTTCGTCTACTTCCGTGCCCTGCGGGCGCGGCCGCCCAAGGCGCCGCGGAACTTCTCGCGGTTGCCGGCCTCGGCGTCGTTCGAGACGTCGGCGCCGGTCGACGAGGTGCTCATCGGCGGTCGCCGCGCGCTCGGCCGGGCGCGGGTCGACGTCGTCGACGGCGAGCTCAGCGCGGAGCGTGGCTTCCTGCGCGAGGCCGGCAACCTGGTGTTCCACATCAGCGTCGTCGTGGTCCTGGTCGGCGTCGCCGTGGGCACGCTGTTCGGCTACCGCGGCTCGGCGATCGTCACCGAGGGCCAAGGCTTCGCCAACTCCCTGACGCAGTACGACGAGTTCGGCTCCGGGTCGCTGTTCAAGGCCGACCAGCTGCCGCCGTTCTCGCTCAAGCTCGACAACTTCACCGCCAAGTTCCAGCCGCTGGGCAGCCAGCAGGCCGGCGCCCCCCGGCTGTTCCGCGCGCAGGGCACCTACACGTCGAAGCCCGGAGCTGCCCAACGTACGTTCGACATCACCGTCAACCACCCGCTGGAGATCGGCAGCACCTCGGTGTTCCTGGTGGGTCAGGGCTACGCGCCGGTCATCAAGATCACCGACGCCAACGGCGACGTCGTCTTCAACGAGGCCGTGCCGTTCCTGCCCAACGACCCGTCCTACACGTCGACCGGTGTCGTCAAGGTGCCCGATGCCGAGCCCGAGCAGCTCGGCTTCCAGGGCTTCTTCCTGCCGACCGCCGCCACCGGTGCCAACGGCGCGTCGATCTCGGTCTATCCGGCCGCGGCCAACCCGTTGCTCGGCCTGTTCGTCTGGCACGGCGACCTCGGCCTCGACAAGGGGACGCCGCAGTCCGTCTACATCCTCGACAAGTCGAAGATGAAGCAGTACATGAACGGCGACAAGGGCTTCCGCGTCAGCCTCCAGGAGGGCCAGTCGCAGAAGCTGCCCAACGGCGGGACCATCGAGTTCGTCGACCTCAGGCAGTTCGCCCGGTTCCAGATCAGCTCGTCGCCGGGCGTGCAGGTGCCGTTGATCGGCATCGTCGCCGGGCTCCTGGGACTCGTCACGTCCCTGACGATCAAGCCGCGCAGGACCTGGATCAGGGCGCGCCGCGACGGTTCACGTACCGTGGTGGATGTCGCCGTGCTGGACCGCGTCCCCCGTGACGACCTGCCGGCCGACCTGGACGCCTTCCTCGAGCGGTTCCGCGAACTGCTTGGAGAGACAGAGGAGAAGACATGA